A single region of the Triticum dicoccoides isolate Atlit2015 ecotype Zavitan chromosome 2B, WEW_v2.0, whole genome shotgun sequence genome encodes:
- the LOC119361377 gene encoding uncharacterized protein LOC119361377, which yields MRPTAVVGGAPQTASARTCSFREDAADMAGAIFMSNSETRDHCFNTGVFGLPPEYGPFVANVKQGMPLFLFDYTFRKLYGVFEAASDGGMDISRTAFRSTGRTYPAQVCFNIVWKCRPLTEDEFFSAIEENYYISKKFCFDLSYQQVIQLYGLFDKKRVEHPICNYSTSANLEKEHSSRRRPDKRSLTPNSPPFSADRSHTLIPSSTPKISTVETNCSASTSMHLIIAPTFETQPSVSMPLVTKPFGVQTAPIHSNQIKLPYHSQEHPRDVSAIGGTSTQVSAPYSQTTIYHQDQFVANQSYPSSDDYPHNSLSSGCMTQGPTDGVRLSVKQSYGGSILSCSRYLPPVPTGAERSYLTSTPYYPSYHDSSPVPTWQFLVSVHKRMCFLAYQ from the exons ATGCGCCCCACCGCCGTCGTCGGCGGTGCACCACAAACCGCCAGTGCACGCAC GTGTTCGTTCCGGGAGGACGCGGCCGACATGGCGGGCGCCATCTTCATGTCCAACAGCGAGACAAGGGATCACTGCTTCAACACGGGAGTCTTCGGGCTACCACCAGAGTACGGGCCCTTTGTGGCCAATGTCAAGCAGGGGATGCCCCTGTTCCTCTTTGACTACACATTTCGTAAGCTCTACGGTGTCTTCGAGGCTGCCTCGGATGGCGGCATGGATATTAGCAGGACCGCGTTCCGGTCCACCGGCCGCACGTACCCCGCACAG GTTTGCTTCAATATTGTTTGGAAGTGCAGACCGCTCACTGAGGATGAATTTTTTTCTGCCATTGAAGAGAACTACTATATCTCAAAGAAGTTCTGCTTCGACCTTTCCTACCAGCAG GTCATCCAGCTATATGGCTTATTTGACAAAAAGAGGGTAGAGCACCCTATTTGCAATTATTCAACAAGTGCTAATCTAGAAAAGGAGCACTCAAGCAGAAGGAGACCAGACAAAAGGAGCTTGACTCCAAATAGTCCTCCTTTTTCTGCTGATCGTTCCCACACTTTGATACCCTCGAGTACCCCAAAGATCTCAACTGTCGAAACAAACTGCTCTGCTTCTACAAGCATGCATCTAATTATAGCACCTACTTTTGAGACACAACCAAGTGTGTCGATGCCCTTGGTAACTAAACCTTTTGGAGTCCAGACTGCTCCCATCCACAGCAACCAAATAAAACTACCTTATCATAGTCAAGAACATCCCCGAGATGTTTCAGCAATAGGTGGCACTTCAACTCAGGTGTCTGCTCCTTACTCTCAGACAACTATATACCACCAAGATCAGTTTGTGGCAAATCAGTCGTACCCATCATCTGATGATTATCCGCACAATAGCTTGTCTTCTGGGTGCATGACACAAGGTCCAACTGATGGAGTTAGGTTGTCAGTAAAGCAGTCATATGGAGGCAGTATCTTGTCATGTTCTCGGTATTTACCTCCAGTTCCAACTGGTGCTGAAAGAAGCTATTTGACCTCAACTCCGTATTACCCATCATATCATGATTCATCTCCAGTTCCAACATGGCAGTTCCTAGTCAGCGTCCACAAAAGAATGTGTTTTCTCGCTTATCAGTGA